One region of Thiomonas intermedia genomic DNA includes:
- a CDS encoding Rid family hydrolase: protein MLQLHHLSADGLAQTSAAAPYACMGAACFGAGGRASSDDAALCLAHVRVEPLADQPEVCEAWLTRGPLQHGRAGPMRWSGNADLVFGVVEIAEHARPELPDSTPPLQAAAREAYAALFGTLDVLGYPYLLRVWNHVPDINGTSHGLERYRLFNIGRQDAFLAHGRTVDGGSVPAASALGAATGAPLLVYGIAARQAPTAIENPRQVSAYDYPRDYGPRSPTFSRASLARLGSQHLLFISGTASIVGHRTLHAHDVAEQTRETLRNIDAVLKQAHEHGAAGISLADLHFKVYVRHGSDWPVIRAELRRAVGANVRAIALQADVCRQDLLVEIEASGIRCMPGPICPGNRDE from the coding sequence ATGCTGCAACTGCACCATCTGTCGGCTGACGGCCTTGCCCAGACCTCGGCCGCCGCACCCTACGCCTGCATGGGTGCGGCATGTTTCGGGGCGGGCGGGCGCGCCAGCAGCGACGATGCCGCTCTGTGTCTGGCACATGTGCGGGTTGAGCCGCTCGCGGATCAGCCCGAAGTCTGCGAGGCCTGGCTGACTCGCGGGCCCCTGCAGCACGGACGAGCCGGGCCGATGCGGTGGAGCGGCAATGCCGATCTGGTGTTTGGCGTGGTGGAGATTGCCGAGCATGCCCGGCCCGAGCTGCCGGATTCCACGCCGCCCCTGCAAGCGGCCGCGCGGGAGGCCTATGCGGCCTTGTTCGGCACGCTGGACGTGCTGGGCTACCCGTATCTGCTGCGAGTCTGGAACCATGTTCCCGACATCAACGGCACGAGCCACGGCCTGGAACGCTATCGTCTGTTCAACATCGGGCGACAGGATGCCTTCCTGGCACACGGACGCACGGTCGACGGAGGCAGCGTGCCCGCGGCCAGCGCCTTGGGGGCCGCGACAGGTGCACCGTTGCTGGTGTATGGCATTGCGGCGCGGCAGGCGCCCACGGCAATCGAGAACCCCCGCCAGGTCAGCGCCTATGACTACCCGCGGGACTATGGTCCGCGCAGCCCCACGTTTTCGCGGGCCAGTCTGGCGCGTTTGGGCTCGCAGCATCTGCTCTTCATCTCGGGGACCGCCAGCATCGTTGGCCATCGCACCCTGCATGCGCATGATGTGGCCGAACAGACTCGAGAGACCCTGCGCAACATCGACGCTGTACTGAAACAGGCGCATGAACATGGGGCTGCGGGCATCTCTCTGGCTGATCTGCACTTCAAGGTCTATGTACGCCACGGATCGGACTGGCCGGTGATACGTGCCGAGCTTCGGCGGGCCGTGGGGGCGAATGTGCGCGCCATCGCGCTTCAGGCCGACGTGTGCCGGCAGGACTTGCTGGTGGAAATCGAGGCAAGCGGCATACGCTGCATGCCCGGGCCGATCTGCCCAGGGAATCGCGATGAATGA